A single genomic interval of Panthera tigris isolate Pti1 chromosome E3, P.tigris_Pti1_mat1.1, whole genome shotgun sequence harbors:
- the LAT2 gene encoding linker for activation of T-cells family member 2 isoform X1: protein MRKPRPGDKQAQAGVLPPRPAPQDEWLGADMNVDAELLWPGVALLLLLGTVASLCVRCSRPVVKKSEKIYEQRSLEENAQNFAVARTYSLVRQAWPGPLLDTASDVAPTRKDKLLRFSPSVEDSASSRYLENFSKGSRRGSDGAFIDPIATHYYNWGQFQKPSEDDDDANSYENVLICKRKDTESGDEGSEDYQNSASIRQWRESRRVVEQGPREVSPSLAGSPDEEPDYVNESVAATEA from the exons atgagaaaaccgaggccagGAGACAAACAGGCACAAGCTGGAGTCCTCCCTCCACGACCAG CCCCGCAGGACGAGTGGCTAGGAGCGGACATGAACGTGGACGCCGAGCTGCTGTGGCCGGGGGTggccctgctgctgcttctggggaCGGTGGCCAGCCTGTGCGTGCGGTGCTCCCGCCCAG TGGTGAAGAAGTCTGAGAAGATCTACGAGCAGAGGAGCCT GGAAGAGAATGCACAGAACTTTGCGGTGGCCCGGACCTATTCCT TGGTCAGGCAGGCCTGGCCAGGGCCCCTGCTGGACACAGCCTCTGACGTGGCACCGACAAG GAAGGACAAGCTTCTGCGGTTCTCCCCCAGCGTCGAGG ATTCTGCGTCCTCTAGGTACCTAGAGAACTTCAGCAAAG GAAGCAGACGAGGATCTGATGGAGCCTTCAT AGACCCCATCGCCACGCACTATTACAACTGGGGGCAGTTCCAGAAGCCCTCGGAAG ACGATGATGATGCCAATTCGTACGAGAACGTGCTCATCTGCAAGCGGAAGGACACTGAGTCAG GGGACGAAGGATCTGAGGACTATCAGAACTCAGCTTCCATCCGGCAGTGGCGGGAGTCCAGGAGGGTGGTGG AGCAAGGCCCGAGGGAGGTGTCCCCGTCGTTGGCAGGAAGCCCGGACGAGGAGCCCGATTACGTGAACGAGAGCGTGGCAGCCACAGAAGCCTAG
- the LAT2 gene encoding linker for activation of T-cells family member 2 isoform X2, whose product MNVDAELLWPGVALLLLLGTVASLCVRCSRPVVKKSEKIYEQRSLEENAQNFAVARTYSLVRQAWPGPLLDTASDVAPTRKDKLLRFSPSVEDSASSRYLENFSKGSRRGSDGAFIDPIATHYYNWGQFQKPSEDDDDANSYENVLICKRKDTESGDEGSEDYQNSASIRQWRESRRVVEQGPREVSPSLAGSPDEEPDYVNESVAATEA is encoded by the exons ATGAACGTGGACGCCGAGCTGCTGTGGCCGGGGGTggccctgctgctgcttctggggaCGGTGGCCAGCCTGTGCGTGCGGTGCTCCCGCCCAG TGGTGAAGAAGTCTGAGAAGATCTACGAGCAGAGGAGCCT GGAAGAGAATGCACAGAACTTTGCGGTGGCCCGGACCTATTCCT TGGTCAGGCAGGCCTGGCCAGGGCCCCTGCTGGACACAGCCTCTGACGTGGCACCGACAAG GAAGGACAAGCTTCTGCGGTTCTCCCCCAGCGTCGAGG ATTCTGCGTCCTCTAGGTACCTAGAGAACTTCAGCAAAG GAAGCAGACGAGGATCTGATGGAGCCTTCAT AGACCCCATCGCCACGCACTATTACAACTGGGGGCAGTTCCAGAAGCCCTCGGAAG ACGATGATGATGCCAATTCGTACGAGAACGTGCTCATCTGCAAGCGGAAGGACACTGAGTCAG GGGACGAAGGATCTGAGGACTATCAGAACTCAGCTTCCATCCGGCAGTGGCGGGAGTCCAGGAGGGTGGTGG AGCAAGGCCCGAGGGAGGTGTCCCCGTCGTTGGCAGGAAGCCCGGACGAGGAGCCCGATTACGTGAACGAGAGCGTGGCAGCCACAGAAGCCTAG